In Mobula hypostoma chromosome 10, sMobHyp1.1, whole genome shotgun sequence, a single genomic region encodes these proteins:
- the LOC134352783 gene encoding zinc finger protein 664-like — protein sequence MKQFQCSDCGKNFKRSNALITHQYIHTGERPFICSVCGKGFTHSSHLVNHKRVHTGERPFICSMCGRGFTQSSNLLTHQRVHTGERPFTCSECGKGFTYTSQLLNHQRVHTVERPFTCSVCGKGFNQSSSLLRHQRVHTGERPFTCSVCGKGFAHPGNLLTHQRVHTGERPFTCSVCEKGFTQSSHLLRHQRLHTGERF from the coding sequence ATGAAACAGTTTCAGTgttcggactgtgggaagaactTTAAGCGATCTAATGCCCTGATAACACACCAGTACATTCACaccggagagaggccgttcatctgctcagtgtgtgggaaaggattcacccaCTCATCTCACCTGGTCAACCACAAGCGGGTCCAcaccggggagcggccgttcatCTGCTCCATGTGCGGGAGGGGATTCACCCAGTCGTCCAACCTGCTGACCCACCAGcgggttcacaccggggagaggccgttcacctgctccgagtgCGGGAAGGGCTTCACTTACACGTCTCAGCTGCTGAATCACCAGAGAGTGCACACTgtggagaggccgttcacctgctccgtgtGCGGGAAAGGGTTCAACCAGTCATCCTCCCTGCTGAGGCACCAACGggtccacactggggagaggccgttcacctgctccgtgtGCGGGAAGGGCTTTGCTCACCCGGGCAATCTACTGACCCACCAACGggtccacactggggagaggccgttcacctgctccgtgtgtgagaagggattcactcagtcctCCCACTTGCTGAGACACCAGCggcttcacactggggagaggttcTGA